One stretch of Sinomonas terrae DNA includes these proteins:
- a CDS encoding RCC1 domain-containing protein translates to MPEPTVPGPPNGENAATEGIPRRAITRTAAWSVPVALAVVATPLAAASPTGGVILFDYPEYIVGPGMTYGTITGKVVPNVGTSLPATVTLTYPAGWSGPATASVNPVDGTFTVNGVVAPSNVGSAPLSANSSGFTPGTTTLIVATNPVPAATDGIVWGENLATTLYRSGATLQTYAVTPDNLNGPGTLGAKSIIAMAGGYRDHNSYLIRSDNTLWSHGAGSNACAPGTTTTTAGIFGFGGASALLTGEKFVDTVAFTGGGYVLTTHGRIFSWGFNTSTGSLGNGTFGPDTNVPKLVLNPGPDVFITSISAGYTGGIALDTKGRVWTWGINDQSDLGTGLSGNQSVMKPVILQDGTPISGVSEIRGRFKGGLALRNGMVYSWGYGAGGMNANGSSSNQNYAAPVLTGPGTPLTGVAQLPKFYHEAYHSAALRNDNTLYTWGYGSYFVHSPSSQASRVFAAPYAGGLPAGTITEMAVSYYGTHIRLADGSVWNWGYGAYGQGANGTTTVYLTNPVRALTGPGAPVVASGFFPNSHGGVFGRK, encoded by the coding sequence ATGCCCGAGCCCACTGTCCCCGGCCCCCCGAACGGCGAGAACGCCGCGACCGAAGGCATCCCTCGGCGGGCGATCACGCGCACGGCCGCGTGGTCCGTGCCCGTCGCCCTCGCAGTGGTTGCGACGCCCCTCGCGGCCGCCTCCCCGACAGGCGGCGTCATCCTCTTCGACTACCCCGAGTACATCGTCGGCCCGGGCATGACCTACGGCACGATCACGGGCAAGGTTGTCCCGAACGTCGGGACTTCACTGCCCGCGACCGTGACGCTTACCTATCCGGCAGGCTGGAGTGGTCCAGCGACGGCATCAGTCAATCCCGTGGACGGGACCTTCACCGTCAACGGTGTCGTAGCCCCCAGCAACGTGGGCAGCGCGCCGCTCTCGGCGAACTCCTCTGGCTTCACGCCGGGCACCACTACGCTCATCGTCGCCACGAACCCGGTTCCTGCGGCGACCGACGGTATCGTCTGGGGCGAGAACCTCGCGACCACGCTGTATCGCAGCGGTGCCACGCTCCAGACCTATGCGGTGACGCCTGACAACCTCAACGGGCCGGGCACCCTCGGCGCGAAGTCAATCATCGCGATGGCGGGCGGCTATCGGGATCACAACAGCTACCTCATCCGCAGCGATAATACGCTCTGGAGTCATGGTGCAGGGTCCAACGCTTGCGCTCCGGGGACGACGACGACAACTGCTGGGATCTTCGGATTCGGGGGCGCCTCAGCGCTGCTGACCGGCGAGAAGTTCGTCGATACCGTAGCCTTCACAGGCGGGGGCTACGTCCTCACGACCCACGGCCGGATCTTCTCCTGGGGCTTCAACACGTCCACCGGCTCGCTGGGCAACGGGACCTTCGGACCGGACACGAACGTGCCCAAGCTCGTCCTCAATCCGGGACCGGACGTCTTCATCACGTCGATCTCCGCCGGCTACACCGGTGGCATCGCTCTCGACACGAAGGGACGTGTCTGGACCTGGGGCATCAACGACCAGTCCGACCTCGGGACAGGCCTCAGCGGCAACCAATCTGTCATGAAGCCCGTCATCCTTCAGGACGGGACGCCCATCTCGGGCGTCAGCGAGATCCGTGGTCGATTCAAGGGAGGCTTGGCCCTCCGGAACGGCATGGTGTACAGCTGGGGCTACGGTGCAGGCGGCATGAACGCCAACGGGAGCAGTTCGAACCAGAACTACGCCGCACCAGTCCTGACCGGACCCGGAACGCCCCTGACCGGCGTGGCGCAGCTGCCGAAGTTCTACCACGAGGCTTATCACAGCGCCGCGCTCAGGAACGATAACACTCTCTACACCTGGGGCTACGGCTCGTACTTCGTCCATTCGCCCTCGAGCCAGGCCAGCCGAGTCTTCGCCGCACCGTATGCGGGAGGTCTGCCCGCCGGCACGATCACCGAGATGGCGGTCAGCTATTACGGAACCCACATCCGCCTCGCGGACGGTTCGGTGTGGAACTGGGGCTACGGCGCCTACGGACAGGGGGCAAACGGAACGACGACGGTCTACCTCACCAATCCGGTTCGTGCTCTGACCGGGCCCGGTGCTCCCGTTGTTGCCTCAGGCTTTTTCCCGAATAGTCACGGTGGGGTCTTCGGTCGAAAGTAG
- a CDS encoding helix-turn-helix domain-containing protein: MKRWVDGNQHDFVGAEGLAELGGLVEPLTEADAFALRLRAVRAGQMVLTYVAVTECRFTGMAVFPSRKDCVHLMLPFDTQFQVEERSVPAGGMVAMRETAPVALRLDAPGRALVVSMTKGVGPAEVAFSVDTPYLLRGASTSMAAVRAVAEVVFRSPGRDAGVAELLLGLSTAVLVEASITASISVDREERLAVEALKVISSEFRSRELTAKQLAGRVGVSVRALQRAFTARGGLGHVIRSYRTQEAIRLLGLRDMEDATFEMIARMSGFLDARAMRKAVIGATGMLPAHHRRN; the protein is encoded by the coding sequence GTGAAGAGATGGGTCGACGGGAACCAGCATGACTTCGTCGGGGCGGAAGGCCTCGCCGAGCTCGGCGGACTGGTCGAACCGCTCACTGAAGCGGATGCGTTCGCCCTGCGTCTGAGGGCCGTCCGCGCCGGTCAGATGGTCCTAACCTACGTGGCCGTGACTGAATGCCGCTTCACAGGCATGGCCGTCTTCCCCTCAAGGAAGGACTGCGTTCACCTCATGCTTCCGTTCGACACGCAGTTCCAGGTTGAAGAGCGCAGCGTGCCGGCAGGGGGCATGGTGGCGATGCGGGAAACGGCTCCTGTTGCACTGCGTCTTGACGCACCAGGCAGGGCGCTTGTGGTGAGCATGACAAAGGGAGTGGGTCCTGCAGAGGTCGCCTTCTCCGTGGACACGCCGTACCTTCTCCGTGGTGCCTCGACGAGCATGGCGGCAGTTCGGGCAGTCGCGGAAGTAGTCTTCCGGTCGCCGGGGCGGGATGCAGGTGTTGCGGAACTTCTTCTCGGACTTTCGACCGCCGTCCTCGTAGAAGCATCGATTACGGCTTCGATTTCGGTGGACAGAGAGGAGCGGCTGGCGGTGGAAGCATTGAAGGTGATCTCGAGCGAGTTCCGAAGTCGCGAGCTGACGGCGAAGCAGCTTGCGGGGAGGGTCGGCGTCTCAGTGAGGGCGCTCCAGCGCGCGTTCACAGCCCGAGGCGGCTTGGGGCACGTGATCCGTTCCTATCGGACTCAGGAAGCCATCAGATTGCTGGGATTAAGGGATATGGAGGACGCGACTTTCGAGATGATCGCCAGAATGAGTGGATTCCTGGACGCGCGTGCGATGCGAAAGGCGGTGATCGGCGCCACGGGAATGCTCCCGGCCCATCACCGGAGGAATTGA
- a CDS encoding nucleobase:cation symporter-2 family protein: MSRKTAPVSIADSSTETTSPENQKLPVSTAFAYGIQHVLTMYGGIIAPPLIIGSAAGLKGPDLALLITACLFIGGLATLLQTLGIKWFGSRLPLVQGTSFASVATLLAIVSGGGGLPAVFGAVMAASVIGLIIAPFFSQIIHFFPPVVTGVVITTIGLSLVPVAAGWALGNSQTAPDYGSPANIGLMALTLVIIMILSKLGSGVISRLSILLSIVIGTIIAVFLGKADFSQVLNGPIFAFPEPFHFGLPTFEPAAIISMVIVVLVILTETTADILAVAEVTGAKVDSKRIANGLRADMLSSAVSPVFNGFTQSAFAQNVGLVAVTGIKSRFAVAAGGVVLMVLGLMPVLGRVVAAIPMPVLGGAGIVLFGTVAASGIRTLSKVDYKDNMNLIIVATSIAFGLVPVVDPTFYSKFPTWVQVIFDSGISSAALMAVLLNILFNVIKRGTPKSPSVFAAAPTRMVPIVVLDALEEGDRCENGKILDKDGNEVLVETSDGVH; this comes from the coding sequence ATGTCCCGAAAGACGGCGCCTGTCTCTATCGCTGATTCCAGCACGGAGACCACGAGCCCAGAGAACCAGAAGCTGCCGGTTTCCACGGCCTTCGCCTATGGCATCCAGCACGTGCTCACAATGTACGGCGGCATCATCGCCCCGCCGCTCATCATCGGTTCGGCCGCGGGGCTCAAAGGGCCAGATCTTGCCCTGCTGATCACGGCGTGCCTCTTCATCGGCGGTCTTGCAACGCTGCTGCAGACCCTCGGCATCAAGTGGTTCGGCTCGCGTCTGCCGCTTGTCCAGGGCACCTCGTTCGCCTCAGTCGCGACGCTGCTCGCTATCGTGAGTGGCGGCGGAGGACTCCCGGCCGTGTTCGGCGCCGTCATGGCGGCCTCTGTGATCGGCCTGATCATCGCCCCCTTCTTCTCGCAGATCATCCACTTCTTCCCGCCGGTAGTGACGGGCGTGGTGATCACGACCATCGGCCTATCGCTCGTCCCGGTCGCGGCAGGCTGGGCGCTCGGCAACTCCCAGACCGCACCGGACTACGGGAGCCCCGCGAACATCGGCCTCATGGCCCTCACCCTCGTCATCATCATGATCCTGAGCAAGCTCGGGAGCGGGGTCATCTCGCGGCTGTCCATCCTCCTTTCCATCGTCATCGGCACGATCATCGCGGTGTTCCTCGGCAAGGCGGACTTCTCGCAGGTTCTCAACGGCCCGATCTTCGCCTTCCCGGAGCCGTTCCACTTCGGCCTTCCGACGTTCGAGCCAGCCGCCATCATCTCGATGGTCATCGTCGTCCTCGTGATCTTGACCGAGACGACGGCGGACATCCTCGCCGTGGCTGAGGTCACCGGCGCCAAGGTCGACTCGAAGCGGATCGCCAACGGTCTCCGTGCCGACATGCTGTCCTCCGCGGTCTCCCCCGTCTTCAACGGATTCACGCAGAGCGCCTTCGCCCAGAACGTCGGCCTCGTGGCGGTCACCGGGATCAAGAGCCGTTTCGCGGTGGCCGCCGGCGGCGTCGTCCTCATGGTGCTCGGCTTGATGCCCGTGCTCGGACGCGTTGTCGCCGCCATCCCGATGCCGGTCCTCGGCGGAGCCGGAATCGTCCTCTTCGGCACTGTCGCGGCCTCCGGCATCCGGACGCTTTCGAAGGTCGACTACAAGGACAACATGAACCTGATCATCGTGGCGACGTCGATCGCGTTCGGGCTCGTGCCGGTCGTCGACCCGACGTTCTACTCGAAGTTCCCGACGTGGGTCCAGGTCATCTTCGACTCGGGCATCAGCTCGGCGGCCCTCATGGCAGTCCTGCTGAACATCCTGTTCAACGTCATCAAGCGCGGCACCCCCAAGAGCCCCTCAGTGTTCGCGGCAGCGCCGACCCGCATGGTGCCGATCGTGGTCCTCGACGCTCTCGAGGAGGGCGATCGCTGCGAGAACGGGAAGATCCTCGACAAGGACGGCAACGAAGTCCTGGTCGAGACGTCCGACGGCGTTCATTGA
- the pucL gene encoding factor-independent urate hydroxylase, translating to MAQNTTENTSSKIVLGKNQYGKAEVRVVKITRDTARHEIEDLSVTSQLRGDFEAAHLDGDNGHVVPTDTQKNTVYGFAREGIGSPEEFLIRLAKHFTSEFGWVTGGRWEAEQYAWERIIAHGEGHDHSFVRKGQEVRNAVVTKDGDNIYVISGLNDLTVLKSTESGFVGYPKDRFTTLQETTDRILATDVSARWRYNNEAIANGTVDFNKAYDDVKALLLEGFTEGYSHALQQTLFQMAQKVLDVHPEIDEVRFSTPNKHHFVVDLTPFGLDNPNEVFYAADRPYGLIEANFERESISDPGNAWDGIAGFC from the coding sequence ATGGCGCAGAACACCACTGAGAACACCAGCAGCAAGATCGTCCTGGGCAAGAACCAGTACGGCAAGGCCGAGGTCCGCGTCGTCAAGATCACCCGCGACACGGCGCGCCACGAGATCGAGGATCTCAGCGTCACCTCGCAGCTCCGCGGAGACTTCGAGGCAGCCCACCTCGACGGGGACAACGGTCACGTCGTCCCGACTGACACCCAGAAGAACACCGTCTACGGGTTCGCCCGTGAGGGCATTGGCTCCCCGGAGGAATTCCTCATCCGGCTCGCCAAGCACTTCACGTCCGAGTTCGGATGGGTCACGGGCGGCCGTTGGGAGGCCGAGCAGTACGCCTGGGAGCGCATCATCGCCCACGGCGAGGGCCACGACCACTCCTTCGTCCGGAAGGGCCAGGAGGTCCGCAACGCGGTAGTGACCAAGGATGGCGACAACATCTACGTCATTTCGGGCCTCAACGACCTCACGGTCCTGAAGTCCACCGAGTCCGGCTTCGTCGGCTACCCGAAGGATCGCTTCACCACCCTTCAGGAGACGACCGACCGAATCCTCGCGACCGACGTCTCGGCCCGCTGGCGCTACAACAACGAGGCGATCGCCAACGGCACCGTCGACTTCAACAAGGCGTACGACGACGTCAAGGCCCTCCTGCTCGAGGGCTTCACCGAGGGCTACTCGCACGCCCTCCAGCAGACGCTGTTCCAGATGGCCCAGAAGGTCCTGGACGTGCACCCCGAGATCGACGAGGTCCGCTTCTCGACGCCGAACAAGCACCATTTCGTCGTCGACCTGACTCCGTTCGGTCTCGACAACCCGAACGAGGTCTTCTACGCGGCTGATCGCCCGTACGGCCTCATCGAGGCGAACTTCGAGCGTGAGAGCATTTCCGACCCCGGAAACGCTTGGGATGGCATCGCCGGCTTCTGCTGA
- the uraH gene encoding hydroxyisourate hydrolase: MSVSHVTTHILDTAAGKPAAGVVVELYARDGEAWSQIGTGTTDTDGRVKDLGPERLESGSYRLQFATGAYFAGIGQETFFPEVSLTFTVDENEAHYHVPLLLSPFAFSTYRGS, from the coding sequence GTGAGCGTCTCCCATGTGACCACCCACATTCTGGATACCGCAGCCGGCAAGCCGGCGGCAGGTGTCGTCGTCGAACTCTACGCCCGCGACGGCGAGGCATGGTCCCAGATTGGAACGGGCACCACCGATACCGACGGGCGGGTGAAAGACCTCGGCCCGGAGCGTCTGGAGAGCGGTTCCTACCGTCTTCAGTTCGCGACCGGAGCCTACTTCGCCGGTATCGGGCAGGAGACCTTCTTCCCGGAGGTTTCTCTGACCTTCACGGTCGACGAGAACGAGGCGCACTATCACGTGCCGCTCCTGCTGAGTCCATTCGCCTTTTCTACTTACCGAGGGAGCTGA
- the uraD gene encoding 2-oxo-4-hydroxy-4-carboxy-5-ureidoimidazoline decarboxylase yields MRTRQAMLLEQFNAAPAREVRELLKPCLDVPRWIEEITAARPFASLDALLSTARGAADPFTPTELEGALSHHPRIGEKAGGKSAEASMSRNEQSGVDQRDPETAAALAEGNRAYEEKFGRVFLIRAAGRSANEMLTALQERLGHTPEQEEPVVAEQLREIAVLRLKQSLLEQSPTREEPSA; encoded by the coding sequence TTGAGGACCCGACAAGCCATGTTGCTTGAACAGTTCAATGCCGCCCCCGCCCGCGAGGTTCGTGAGCTTTTGAAGCCGTGCCTCGATGTGCCCCGCTGGATCGAAGAGATCACTGCCGCCCGCCCTTTCGCAAGCCTCGACGCCCTGTTGTCGACGGCGCGAGGAGCGGCCGATCCCTTCACCCCTACGGAGCTTGAGGGCGCTCTTTCCCACCATCCGCGCATCGGCGAGAAGGCAGGCGGCAAGTCCGCAGAAGCCTCGATGTCCCGGAACGAGCAGTCCGGCGTCGACCAGCGCGACCCGGAGACGGCCGCCGCGCTGGCGGAGGGGAACCGGGCTTACGAGGAGAAATTCGGCAGGGTCTTCCTGATCCGCGCCGCGGGCCGTTCGGCCAACGAGATGCTCACCGCGCTCCAGGAACGTCTGGGCCACACGCCCGAGCAGGAGGAGCCTGTCGTCGCGGAGCAGCTCCGCGAGATCGCAGTGCTTCGACTGAAGCAAAGCCTGCTGGAGCAGAGCCCGACTCGAGAGGAGCCCAGCGCGTGA
- the bcp gene encoding thioredoxin-dependent thiol peroxidase yields MTTTTKLSAGQQAPDFTLPDASGKDVSLADYRGRRVVVYFYPKAATPGCTTEACDFRDSLDSLNAAGVSVIGISPDPVEAIASFADDFSLTFPLLADEGAAVAKAWGAWGERIRNGEVVEGILRSTAVVAPDGTIESIDYSVNADGHVAALREKLGV; encoded by the coding sequence ATGACAACCACCACGAAGCTCAGTGCGGGGCAGCAGGCTCCGGACTTCACGCTCCCGGACGCTTCCGGGAAGGACGTCTCGCTCGCGGACTACCGTGGCCGCCGCGTGGTCGTGTACTTCTACCCGAAGGCGGCCACCCCCGGCTGCACGACCGAGGCCTGCGACTTCCGCGACAGCCTCGACTCGCTCAACGCGGCGGGTGTGAGCGTTATCGGCATCTCGCCGGATCCAGTGGAGGCCATCGCCTCATTCGCCGATGACTTCAGCCTCACCTTCCCACTCCTCGCCGACGAGGGCGCCGCCGTCGCCAAGGCCTGGGGCGCATGGGGCGAGCGCATCCGGAACGGCGAGGTGGTCGAGGGCATCCTGCGCTCGACGGCTGTCGTCGCACCCGACGGCACGATCGAGTCGATCGACTACAGCGTGAACGCGGACGGCCATGTGGCCGCTCTGCGGGAGAAGCTGGGCGTCTAA
- the allB gene encoding allantoinase AllB — MTDTGFDLVIRGQRVLTTAGIVPREVGITDGRIVALEPFGNGLAGREVIELADDETLIPGLVDSHVHVNEPGRTEWEGFASATRAAAAGGVTTIIDMPLNSIPPTVNVDALRVKRAAAETQSFVDVGFWGGAIPGNTGDLRALHDEGVFGFKCFLLHSGVDEFPHLEVDELEKDLSEIASFDGLMIVHAEDSRAIDHAPNPEGDIYESFLHSRPRGAENVAIAEVIERARWTGARAHILHLSSSDALAMIATAKRDGVKLTVETCPHYLTLLAEEIPNGATAFKCCPPIREASNRELLWQGLEDGIIDCIVSDHSPSTVDLKDLENGDFGVAWGGVASLQLGLPIIWTEARRRGIPLERVVEWMGHKPAELARLQRKGTLAPGYDADLAIFAADEAFVVDADKLYHKNHITPYQGKTLSGVVRRTFVRGTEVDFSEPRGQLIRRGTA; from the coding sequence ATGACTGATACCGGATTCGATCTGGTCATCCGCGGGCAGCGCGTCCTCACAACGGCGGGCATTGTCCCGCGCGAAGTGGGCATCACGGACGGGCGCATCGTGGCGCTCGAGCCGTTCGGGAACGGGCTCGCGGGCCGCGAGGTCATTGAGCTCGCCGACGACGAAACCCTCATCCCGGGCCTCGTGGACAGCCATGTCCATGTGAACGAGCCTGGCCGCACCGAGTGGGAAGGATTCGCCTCCGCGACGCGTGCTGCCGCGGCCGGCGGTGTCACGACCATCATCGATATGCCGCTCAACAGCATCCCGCCGACCGTCAATGTCGACGCGCTCCGCGTGAAGCGGGCGGCGGCGGAGACGCAGTCGTTCGTGGACGTCGGGTTCTGGGGCGGCGCGATTCCGGGGAACACGGGCGACCTCCGGGCGCTGCACGACGAGGGCGTCTTCGGCTTCAAGTGCTTCCTCCTGCACTCAGGTGTCGACGAGTTCCCGCACCTCGAAGTCGACGAGCTCGAAAAGGACCTCAGCGAGATCGCGTCCTTCGACGGCCTCATGATCGTCCATGCCGAGGATTCCCGGGCCATCGACCACGCGCCGAACCCCGAGGGCGACATCTACGAGAGCTTCCTCCACTCGCGGCCGCGCGGGGCGGAGAACGTTGCGATCGCGGAGGTCATCGAGCGGGCCCGGTGGACAGGTGCGCGTGCGCACATCCTGCACCTCTCGTCGTCGGACGCTCTGGCCATGATTGCCACGGCAAAGCGCGACGGCGTCAAGCTCACGGTCGAGACGTGCCCGCACTACCTGACGCTCCTCGCGGAGGAGATCCCCAATGGGGCAACAGCGTTCAAGTGCTGTCCGCCGATCCGCGAGGCGTCCAACCGCGAGCTGCTGTGGCAGGGCCTCGAGGACGGCATCATCGACTGCATCGTCTCGGACCACTCCCCCAGCACGGTCGATCTCAAGGATCTCGAGAACGGCGATTTCGGCGTTGCATGGGGCGGCGTTGCCTCGCTCCAGCTCGGGCTCCCGATCATCTGGACGGAGGCGCGGCGGCGCGGCATTCCGCTCGAGCGCGTTGTCGAGTGGATGGGCCACAAGCCCGCCGAGCTCGCCCGGCTCCAGCGGAAGGGAACCCTCGCCCCGGGGTACGATGCTGACCTTGCGATCTTCGCGGCGGACGAGGCGTTCGTCGTCGACGCGGACAAGCTGTACCACAAGAACCACATCACGCCGTATCAGGGAAAGACCCTCTCCGGCGTGGTACGCCGCACGTTCGTGCGCGGCACCGAGGTGGACTTCAGCGAGCCAAGGGGCCAGCTGATCCGCCGCGGCACGGCCTGA
- a CDS encoding glycerate kinase, producing the protein MKIVLAPDKFKGSLTAPEVAAALAEGIREVLPGAELILVPVADGGEGTVTAALGAGFSPRRARVSGPTGQPLTAEFAVDTPGSRAVVEMAAASGLDVLPGGIKDARNATSLGTGQLIRAALDAGAREIVLGVGGSACTDGGAGMLQGLGARFTDDAGNELPLGGAALARIAEADLGGLDARLDAATLVLAADVDNPLLGERGAAAVFGPQKGATPSDVAELDAALARFAKVLGAAMGGLAAAAKDAPGAGAAGGVGYAALALGAQRRRGIDVVVEFTGLREKLEGAALVVTGEGSLDAQSLSGKAPVGVATVARAHGVPAVAVCGRNQLDENTRRAAGFDSVHALLDLEADVDVCLREARRLVRETGRLIADGLVRDRLEGTSDPLTNVDIESRKESVR; encoded by the coding sequence ATGAAGATCGTCCTCGCTCCGGACAAATTCAAGGGATCCCTCACCGCACCAGAGGTGGCGGCGGCACTCGCGGAGGGCATCCGCGAGGTGCTTCCCGGGGCGGAGCTGATCCTGGTCCCAGTGGCCGACGGCGGCGAGGGCACCGTGACTGCAGCGCTCGGCGCGGGGTTCTCCCCGCGCCGAGCGCGCGTCTCGGGCCCCACCGGCCAGCCGCTCACGGCCGAGTTCGCCGTCGACACCCCGGGCTCGCGCGCCGTCGTCGAAATGGCCGCCGCCTCGGGACTCGACGTACTTCCCGGGGGCATCAAGGATGCCCGAAATGCCACGAGCCTCGGCACCGGCCAGCTGATCCGCGCCGCGCTCGACGCCGGGGCGCGCGAAATCGTCCTCGGCGTCGGTGGCAGTGCCTGCACTGATGGCGGCGCCGGCATGCTCCAAGGCCTGGGCGCGCGCTTCACGGACGACGCCGGGAACGAGCTCCCGCTCGGGGGCGCGGCTCTCGCGCGGATTGCCGAGGCTGACCTCGGTGGGCTCGACGCTCGGCTCGACGCGGCAACTTTGGTTCTCGCGGCCGACGTCGACAATCCCCTCCTCGGCGAGCGCGGCGCTGCCGCCGTGTTCGGCCCGCAGAAGGGGGCAACGCCGTCGGACGTCGCCGAACTCGACGCCGCTCTCGCGCGCTTCGCCAAGGTACTCGGCGCGGCCATGGGCGGCCTCGCTGCTGCCGCGAAGGACGCCCCGGGGGCCGGCGCAGCCGGCGGTGTCGGCTACGCGGCACTCGCCCTTGGGGCCCAGCGGCGGCGCGGCATCGATGTCGTCGTCGAATTCACCGGCCTGCGCGAAAAGCTCGAGGGAGCCGCCCTTGTGGTCACGGGTGAGGGCAGCCTCGACGCCCAGTCGCTTTCCGGGAAGGCGCCTGTCGGTGTCGCGACCGTCGCCCGCGCTCACGGTGTACCGGCCGTGGCCGTATGCGGCCGGAACCAGCTCGACGAGAACACCCGCCGCGCGGCCGGGTTCGACTCGGTGCACGCGCTCCTGGACCTCGAGGCCGACGTCGATGTCTGCCTCAGGGAGGCCCGCCGCCTCGTGCGCGAGACGGGGCGCCTGATTGCCGATGGCCTCGTCCGGGATCGGCTGGAGGGAACGTCGGACCCCCTCACTAACGTTGACATTGAGAGCAGGAAGGAATCTGTGCGATGA
- the gcl gene encoding glyoxylate carboligase, protein MAKMRTVDAIVAILEKEGATEAFGLPGAAINPLYSAMKAHGGIRHTLARHVEGASHMADGYSRAKAGNIGVCLGTSGPAGTDMITGLYAAQADSIPMLCFTGQAPVAKLHKEDFQAVDIESIAKPLTKMAMTILEPGQVPGAVQKAFQLMRTGRPGPVLLDLPFDVQMAQIEFDIDAYEPLAVEKPRATRKQAEKALDMLTASEKPLIVAGGGIINADASDKLVEFAEILNVPVVPTLMGWGAIADDHRLMAGMVGLQTSHKYGNATFLESDFVIGIGNRWANRHTGTVEKYTEGRKFVHVDIEPTQIGRVFSPDFGIVSDAGLALDALIEVAKERKAAGTLPDYSAWAQSAQEKRGRMQRKTHFDNVPMKPFRVYEEMNKAFGPETTYVTTIGLSQIAGAQMLHVFGPRKWINAGQAGPLGWTGPAALGVVRGKPGETVVALSGDYDFQFMIEELAVGAQHQLPYIHVVVNNSYLGLIRQSQRGFEMDYHVSLAFENVNATGSEAAQGYGVDHVKVAEGLGCKAIRVEHPEDLGPAFEKARALMAEYKVPVVVEAILERVTNIAMGTELDNVVEFEDLAERREDAPTAIVALLD, encoded by the coding sequence ATGGCAAAGATGCGCACTGTCGACGCGATTGTGGCCATCCTGGAGAAGGAGGGCGCCACGGAGGCGTTCGGCCTGCCCGGCGCCGCAATCAACCCGCTGTATTCGGCGATGAAGGCCCACGGGGGCATCCGCCACACCCTCGCCCGCCACGTCGAGGGCGCCTCGCACATGGCTGACGGCTACTCCCGCGCCAAGGCCGGCAACATCGGCGTGTGCCTCGGGACCTCGGGCCCCGCGGGCACCGACATGATCACGGGCCTCTACGCCGCCCAGGCCGATTCCATCCCGATGCTGTGCTTCACGGGCCAGGCGCCGGTGGCGAAGCTGCACAAGGAGGACTTCCAGGCGGTGGACATCGAGTCCATCGCGAAGCCCCTCACGAAGATGGCCATGACCATCCTCGAGCCCGGCCAGGTGCCGGGCGCGGTGCAGAAGGCGTTCCAGCTCATGCGGACCGGCCGCCCCGGCCCCGTGCTGCTCGACCTGCCGTTCGACGTGCAGATGGCGCAGATCGAGTTCGACATCGACGCCTACGAGCCGCTCGCGGTCGAGAAGCCGCGCGCCACCCGCAAGCAGGCCGAGAAGGCCCTCGACATGCTGACGGCCTCCGAGAAGCCGCTCATCGTGGCCGGCGGCGGCATCATCAACGCGGACGCCTCGGACAAGCTCGTGGAGTTCGCCGAGATCCTGAACGTCCCCGTGGTCCCGACCCTCATGGGCTGGGGCGCGATCGCCGACGACCACCGCCTCATGGCGGGCATGGTGGGCCTCCAGACGAGCCACAAGTACGGCAACGCGACGTTCCTCGAGTCCGACTTCGTGATCGGCATCGGCAACCGTTGGGCCAACCGCCACACGGGCACGGTGGAGAAGTACACCGAGGGCCGGAAGTTCGTGCACGTGGACATCGAGCCGACCCAGATCGGGCGCGTGTTCTCCCCTGACTTCGGCATCGTCTCCGACGCCGGCCTCGCCCTCGACGCGCTCATCGAGGTCGCGAAGGAGCGCAAGGCCGCGGGCACGCTGCCCGACTACTCGGCCTGGGCTCAGTCCGCTCAGGAGAAGCGCGGCCGGATGCAGCGCAAGACGCACTTCGACAACGTGCCCATGAAGCCGTTCCGCGTCTACGAGGAGATGAACAAGGCCTTCGGCCCGGAGACCACGTATGTGACCACGATCGGGCTGTCCCAGATCGCCGGCGCCCAGATGCTGCACGTGTTCGGTCCGCGCAAGTGGATCAACGCCGGCCAGGCAGGTCCCCTCGGGTGGACAGGCCCCGCGGCGCTCGGCGTCGTGCGCGGCAAGCCGGGCGAGACCGTTGTAGCGCTCTCGGGCGACTACGACTTCCAGTTCATGATCGAGGAGCTCGCCGTGGGCGCGCAGCACCAGCTGCCGTACATCCACGTCGTGGTGAACAACTCCTACCTCGGCCTCATCCGCCAGTCGCAGCGCGGCTTCGAGATGGACTACCACGTCTCCCTCGCGTTCGAGAACGTGAACGCGACCGGTTCGGAGGCAGCTCAGGGCTACGGGGTGGACCACGTCAAGGTCGCCGAGGGCCTCGGCTGCAAGGCGATCCGTGTCGAGCACCCCGAGGATCTGGGACCCGCCTTCGAGAAGGCCCGCGCCCTCATGGCCGAGTACAAGGTGCCCGTGGTCGTCGAGGCCATCCTCGAGCGCGTCACCAACATCGCGATGGGCACCGAGCTGGACAACGTCGTGGAGTTCGAGGACCTCGCGGAGCGCCGCGAGGACGCCCCGACCGCGATCGTCGCCCTGCTGGACTAG